The genome window GTCTGAAGGGATGTCATTTTCAAAGCAAATAAAAGGTAAGAATGTGATCAGGCATGGCAAGGTAATGAAGCCGGCGATTATTTGAGGTAAAAATGTTTAATTTAAGGCCCTGGGGCTGCAGGGCCTTAAACTTACAATCGAGTATTTACATCAAGTTTAATGGTTACTTGCCACCAAAAGATGCTTCGGAAATTTCCACAGCAGATCCGTCTGATGCTGAAATAGCATCCAGCTTCCCGGCAGTAACCGGAAGCATTGTGTTGATAAAGAATTGAGCTGTTTTGACCTGCCCTTCATAAAAGGCTGTATCCTTTTTACTTTTACCTATTTTAGGTGCTGCAATTGATGCGCGCCATAAAAGCATCCAGGCCATCACGATATCTCCTGTAGCTTCCATAAAGGGATGGGAAAATGCATATGCATTGAGTGCTTTATCTGACCTTGATGCTTTTCCTATTTCAACTGCAACTACTTGATATTTAGCATAAATTGTCTCCATATTGGCGACAATCTGCTCCAGTCCTGGAACTTGTTTGGCTTTTTCAATGGTTTTTTTGATTTCTTCCAGAAAATTATTAAAGGGTTTTCCGCCTTTCATGCCAAGCTTGCGTCCGAGGAGATCCATAGACTGGATACCATTTGTCCCTTCATAAATCTGGAAAATTTTGCTGTCCCTTAGAAGCTGGGCCACAGGATACTCTTCAACAAATCCATAGCCGCCATAAACCTGGATACCATGACTGCAGACTTCAAAAGCTTTGTCTGTAATATAGCCTTTGATGATCGGCGTTAATACGGCAATAAGGTCGTCATTTTTTTCCTTTTCTTCCTCACTATCTGCAATTGCAATTCTATCATAACAGAGTCCTCCAAAATAGATAAGACTTCTCATTCCTTCAACGTAGGACTTCATAATCATGAGCTGCCGCCGAACATCCGGATGCTGAATAATCGCAACCGGCGGTGAATCCGGGGGAGCTGTAAGATGCTTGGTTTGAATTCTTTCCCTGGCATAATTAAGCGCATATAAAAATGATGTGGTGGCATTGGCAAAGCCCTGAAGCCCAACCATCTGACGAGCTTCGTTCATCATCTGAAACATGGCGCTCATACCTTTGTTCTCTTTGCCCAGCAGTGTACCGATGCATTGTCCCTTGCCGCCGAGTGCAAGTGAAGCCGTGCTGTTTCCATGAATTCCCATTTTTTCTTCAATGGCTGTGCAAACCACATCGTTGAATTCGCCAAGACTCCCGTCATCATTAATCCTGAATTTGGGGACAAGAAACAGGGATATTCCCCTGGTTCCGGGAGGGGCGCCTTCAATTCTGGCCAAAGTAGGATGGATGATGTTTTCCACCATGTCTTGCTCGCCGCCTGAAATAAATATTTTATTGCCGGTTATAGAATAGGTGCCGTCATCATTTTTTGTCGCAACTGTGGTCAGAGCACCGACATCGGATCCAGCTTCCGGTTCTGTAAGTAGCATTGTACCGGACCATTCACCTGAAAGCATTTTTTTCAAGCAGAGTTTTTTCTGTGTTTCAGTTCCAAATATTTCCACCAGCCTGGCTGCACCATGGGTTAACATGTTATAAAGCATAAATGAGTTGCAGGCACCGTAAAGATATTCATTTGCCGCCATTGAAACAGTCTTGGGCATTCCCTGGCCGCCCCACTCCGGGTCGTCCGACATGGCCAGCCATTCCCCTTCTTTATACAGCTTGTTGGCCCTGTGAAATTCTTCCGGAACCTTTACCCGGCCCGCATCAAATACACAACCTTCATCACTTACTTTCTGCAGCGGAAGGATTTCTTTAATCGCCAGGTTTCTTGCTTCAGAAATAATCAGGTCAACGGTCTTTTTGTTGAATTCTGCAAATTTTTCATGTTTGGCGAGTTCACCAACTTCCAACTGTTCGTGAAGAACAAAATCGACATCCCTTCGATCAGAAATTACCTGAGCCATAATTTAGATTCTCCTTTTTTAAATTTAAGTATATGCAGCTTTAATATTTGGTCATTAGGGGACTGTACAAGAACTTTATTATTTATCATATAATAATGTTCATCGCAAGTAGTTTAAGGGATATTTCATCAATACCAAAAACCTTGTAAGAATATTTCCAGACCTGAATTTAATTTTTCTTAATCCGGCCCTTTTTTTTATGCGCTTCATTTTTTTGAATCTTTGCCCAGGAATCACGAAGGGTCACTGTCCTGTTAAATACGAGCCGCTCTTCAGTGGAATCCTTTGAGTCGACACAAAAATACCCTATCCTTTCAAACTGATATCTGCTTTCAGGCTTGGCTGCCGCCAAATAAGGCTCTACCCGGCTATCCTTTAAAGTTTCAAGAGAACCGGGATTAAGCGAAGCCATAAATGCGGAATCGTCTGTTATTATAGCTTTTGGTATAGCTTCGGGTACATCTCCAGGTAAATCTCCGGGATTCTCTTTTAAAAAAAGTCTGTCGTAAAGTCGTATTTCAGCCTTTAAAGAATGCGCTGCAGATACCCAGTGAATAGTTCCTTTTACTCTGCGGCCGTCAGGAGATGATCCTCCCCGTGATTCAGGATCGTATGTGCAATGCACCTCAATCACAGCGCCTGTCTTTTCGTCTTTAACCAGATCAACACATTTTATATAATATGCGTACCGTAGCCTTACTTCACGTCCAGGCACCAGGCGGTAAAACTTTTTTGGAGCTTCTTCGCGAAAATCATCCCGTTCAATATAGATTACACGGGAAAAAGGGAGTTTTCTCGTTCCCATGTCGGCATCTTCCGGGTGGAGCGGCCCGTCAAGTTCCTCAACAAGGTCTTCAGGGTAGTTATCTATGACAACCTTTAATGGGCGTATAACCCCCATAACACGCGGCGTCCATCTGTTAAGATCTTCTCGAATACAATACTCCAGGAGAGCAATGTCGACGGTACTCTCTTTTTTGCCTACACCGATACGTTCACAGAAGTTTCGTATCGCTTCAGGAGTATATCCTCGTCTTCGCATACCGCTGATAGTCGGCATTCGGGGATCATCCCATCCGCTCACAACCCCGTTTTCCACAATCTTTAGAAGTTTTCTTTTGCTCATAATAGTATAACTTAGATTAA of Desulfosarcina sp. BuS5 contains these proteins:
- a CDS encoding glutamine--tRNA ligase/YqeY domain fusion protein; amino-acid sequence: MSKTESSPSNFIRNIIEKDLEKNKNNSRVATRFPPEPNGYLHTGHAKSICLNFGIAAEHEGGICYLRFDDTNPSKEDIEYTEAIKSDVRWLGFNWGNRLRHASDYFEQLYNYAVQLIKKDKAYVCSLGADQIREYRGTLKAPGKESPYRTRSIEENLDLFVRMRAGEFEDGAHVLRAKIDMASPNLNMRDPVIYRIKHVSHHRTGDKWCIYPMYDFTHCLSDSIECITHSLCTLEYEDHRPLYDWFLDQLEVDCHPQQIEFARLNLSYTIMSKRKLLKIVENGVVSGWDDPRMPTISGMRRRGYTPEAIRNFCERIGVGKKESTVDIALLEYCIREDLNRWTPRVMGVIRPLKVVIDNYPEDLVEELDGPLHPEDADMGTRKLPFSRVIYIERDDFREEAPKKFYRLVPGREVRLRYAYYIKCVDLVKDEKTGAVIEVHCTYDPESRGGSSPDGRRVKGTIHWVSAAHSLKAEIRLYDRLFLKENPGDLPGDVPEAIPKAIITDDSAFMASLNPGSLETLKDSRVEPYLAAAKPESRYQFERIGYFCVDSKDSTEERLVFNRTVTLRDSWAKIQKNEAHKKKGRIKKN
- a CDS encoding acyl-CoA dehydrogenase → MAQVISDRRDVDFVLHEQLEVGELAKHEKFAEFNKKTVDLIISEARNLAIKEILPLQKVSDEGCVFDAGRVKVPEEFHRANKLYKEGEWLAMSDDPEWGGQGMPKTVSMAANEYLYGACNSFMLYNMLTHGAARLVEIFGTETQKKLCLKKMLSGEWSGTMLLTEPEAGSDVGALTTVATKNDDGTYSITGNKIFISGGEQDMVENIIHPTLARIEGAPPGTRGISLFLVPKFRINDDGSLGEFNDVVCTAIEEKMGIHGNSTASLALGGKGQCIGTLLGKENKGMSAMFQMMNEARQMVGLQGFANATTSFLYALNYARERIQTKHLTAPPDSPPVAIIQHPDVRRQLMIMKSYVEGMRSLIYFGGLCYDRIAIADSEEEKEKNDDLIAVLTPIIKGYITDKAFEVCSHGIQVYGGYGFVEEYPVAQLLRDSKIFQIYEGTNGIQSMDLLGRKLGMKGGKPFNNFLEEIKKTIEKAKQVPGLEQIVANMETIYAKYQVVAVEIGKASRSDKALNAYAFSHPFMEATGDIVMAWMLLWRASIAAPKIGKSKKDTAFYEGQVKTAQFFINTMLPVTAGKLDAISASDGSAVEISEASFGGK